One Arthrobacter sp. zg-Y1110 DNA segment encodes these proteins:
- a CDS encoding ATP-dependent DNA ligase translates to MIGLPDSLSPPQPMALARPVESIPAAGALPGGCLYEPKWDGFRAGVYTGELGTQIWSRNARDLTGRFPDLVEAVRSQLPPGYVLDAEAVIWSGERTDFAALQARMSAGRRTLPDMVRRAPASLAVFDLLAVAGRDIRDLPLHIRRTLLEELAADWEPPLNLCPFTADRDTAEQWFTDLPAAGIEGLVIKGAGQPYRGGERQWLKIRHRNPVDVVCAAVLGTRARPAALILGLPSRGRLRIVGRTAPLKKDAAVRAGRILEPAGENHPWPETISPRILDRFTENKDPVRLVRVAPVTVEVSADTAFENGSFRHPVRFLRLRPDLDPVGVTDPS, encoded by the coding sequence ATGATCGGGCTCCCGGATTCCCTGTCGCCGCCGCAACCGATGGCACTGGCCCGGCCGGTGGAATCAATCCCCGCCGCCGGCGCCCTCCCGGGAGGCTGCCTGTACGAACCCAAATGGGACGGCTTCCGCGCCGGGGTCTACACCGGGGAACTGGGAACACAGATCTGGTCCCGGAATGCCCGAGACCTCACCGGACGCTTCCCCGACCTCGTCGAAGCCGTCCGCAGCCAGCTTCCACCCGGTTACGTCCTGGATGCCGAAGCGGTCATCTGGTCGGGGGAACGCACCGACTTCGCCGCACTGCAGGCCCGGATGAGCGCGGGGCGGCGGACGCTGCCTGACATGGTCCGCCGGGCGCCGGCGTCCCTGGCGGTCTTTGACCTGCTGGCCGTGGCCGGACGCGACATCAGGGACCTGCCCCTGCATATCCGCCGGACACTGCTGGAGGAACTGGCCGCCGACTGGGAACCGCCGCTGAACCTCTGCCCCTTCACCGCGGACAGGGATACGGCGGAACAATGGTTCACCGACCTGCCCGCGGCCGGAATCGAAGGGCTCGTCATCAAGGGAGCCGGACAACCGTACCGGGGCGGGGAACGCCAGTGGCTGAAGATACGCCATCGAAACCCGGTCGACGTCGTGTGCGCTGCGGTCCTGGGAACCCGGGCCCGCCCGGCTGCCCTCATCCTCGGACTGCCTTCCCGCGGACGGCTGCGGATCGTGGGCAGGACGGCCCCCTTGAAGAAAGACGCTGCGGTGCGCGCCGGACGGATCCTTGAACCTGCCGGAGAGAACCATCCCTGGCCGGAAACCATCAGCCCGCGGATCCTGGACCGGTTCACCGAGAACAAAGATCCGGTCCGCCTGGTCCGGGTGGCGCCGGTCACCGTCGAGGTTTCCGCGGACACCGCCTTCGAGAACGGATCATTCCGCCACCCGGTACGTTTCCTCAGGCTGCGCCCCGATCTGGATCCGGTCGGGGTAACCGACCCCTCCTAG
- a CDS encoding CAP domain-containing protein, whose protein sequence is MKSNHERPAARRARILSLTALAPLMLAACSGPAAAPEHAASQPSPPAGKHFGNVEKASPETGGNVGKIPGAVIEVLPADDPSAVPEGEATEPAPAAAEPAVFTSGTPAHVVRAGDTLQSIADGNGWGSWSEVAAHNNIPAPYILFEGQSVSSPSAGSASAQPAGLTLTPAPAAAVKETPAEAPAVEAEPDSSPAAPVEEAEEAEAPAPIEDAQPEPVRTPAKAPVVEKPVAAEPVIVTPVVEASPAPEPAVDTPAAEPAPAPAPVETPEPVVTPVEPEPVVQAPAAPAPVVTEPAVTAPVVTAPVSGSSEFAQRSLELINEYRTASGVHALAYDPALEALAVNWAGSQKDAIDANGWAGVAHNPDLVNQLPGNWSNYAENIAVNYSPEDMFQWWTNSPSHNSAMLSPALDSFGFGSAELDPQSWLAGNHVGVQVFARY, encoded by the coding sequence GTGAAGTCTAACCACGAACGCCCGGCCGCACGCCGCGCGCGCATCCTGTCCCTGACCGCCCTCGCACCGCTGATGCTTGCCGCCTGCTCCGGCCCGGCCGCAGCACCCGAACACGCTGCCTCCCAGCCCTCGCCCCCTGCAGGCAAACACTTCGGCAACGTTGAGAAAGCCAGTCCGGAGACCGGCGGCAACGTCGGGAAGATCCCCGGCGCCGTGATTGAAGTGCTTCCTGCGGACGATCCTTCTGCCGTACCTGAAGGGGAGGCCACCGAGCCTGCACCGGCGGCGGCGGAGCCTGCGGTCTTCACCTCCGGCACACCGGCACACGTTGTCCGTGCCGGGGACACCCTGCAGTCCATCGCGGACGGAAACGGATGGGGCAGCTGGTCCGAGGTTGCCGCGCACAACAACATCCCGGCCCCGTACATTCTCTTCGAAGGCCAGAGCGTCTCCTCCCCGTCCGCAGGTTCCGCCTCCGCTCAGCCGGCCGGCCTTACCCTCACCCCGGCTCCTGCTGCAGCTGTGAAGGAAACCCCTGCCGAGGCCCCCGCGGTGGAAGCCGAACCTGACAGCTCCCCGGCCGCACCGGTCGAAGAGGCTGAAGAAGCTGAAGCGCCTGCACCGATCGAAGATGCACAGCCTGAGCCCGTCCGGACTCCGGCCAAGGCTCCGGTCGTCGAGAAGCCGGTGGCGGCTGAACCTGTCATCGTCACGCCGGTCGTTGAAGCTTCGCCCGCCCCGGAACCTGCCGTCGACACCCCGGCAGCTGAGCCCGCACCCGCCCCGGCTCCGGTGGAAACCCCCGAACCTGTCGTGACTCCCGTCGAACCGGAACCCGTCGTCCAGGCACCTGCCGCCCCGGCACCCGTAGTCACGGAACCGGCTGTCACAGCTCCTGTCGTCACAGCACCGGTGTCCGGATCCTCGGAATTCGCCCAGCGGTCGCTGGAACTGATCAACGAGTACCGGACCGCCAGCGGTGTGCACGCCCTTGCGTACGACCCGGCTCTCGAGGCCCTGGCAGTGAACTGGGCCGGTTCGCAGAAGGACGCCATCGACGCCAACGGATGGGCCGGTGTCGCCCACAACCCCGACCTGGTGAACCAGCTTCCGGGCAACTGGTCGAACTACGCGGAGAACATCGCGGTCAACTACTCGCCGGAGGACATGTTCCAGTGGTGGACGAACTCCCCGTCGCACAACTCCGCCATGCTCTCCCCCGCGCTTGATTCATTCGGCTTCGGTTCCGCGGAACTGGATCCGCAGTCCTGGCTGGCCGGCAACCACGTAGGCGTCCAGGTCTTCGCCCGGTACTGA